The nucleotide window GGTATGGGTGCTTCAAGTCCATCGAAAACTGGCCTGCGCGGTCCTTGACAAGCGCATGCAGCCGTCCGGGCATCGGCGGGAGGACCGCCGCCAAGTTGGGCGCCGCCTGAAGATCGTCAAGGCGTCGGCCCAGTCGCTCTCCGCTCTCGCCCCAGCGCCGTCGTCGACGCTTGGCGTCGCTGCAGTCACGGCGCAGCGAGGCGGTCGCGAACAGAATCTCCACCGAATCGCCCCCTCCGTCAATAAGGATATTAACACAAAAGGTTAACAAAACCGATTGCGGTATGAAGTGGCCGCCCCGGCCGGCGCGTGCTCGGGAAGACGGGCGGCCTTGTCCAAGGGCTCGATCGGCTTCGACTCGGGGCTTGCGCCGCCCGGCCGCGCGCGAAAACGGGCGCGCGCTCCGCTGATCGGCGCCCGGGGCGACGTATCGTAGTGCGCGTCGGGCGGCGTCGGCGCCCGGGCGACGCGGAGGGAGAGCGCCGTGACGTTCGTCGCGATCCTGTCGGCCGTCGTCGTGCTGGGGTGCGCCGCGGCGGCGCTGGCGTGGATCGACCGGCGCTCCGCGGCCTGGCCGCGCTGGGCGGCGGTCGCTGCCGACGCGGCGACGCCGCTGTTGATCGGGGCGGCGGCGTGGCTCGCCGCGCCGCGCTCGTGGACCGATCTCGTACGCGGCCGGTCGCTGATCGAGTGGGCGGTCCTGCTGCTGATGGTCGGCGTCGCGCTGCGCGGGCGGCGGCTCTGGCCGCGCGTCGGGATCACGCTCGCCGCGGTCTGTCTCTTCGCGTTCGTGCCCGCGGCGATCACCGGCCGCGTCCTGAGCCTCCTCGCGCTCTGCGGCGTGCCGTTCGAACTGAACCGCTGGTTCCGGGCGCGCGCGCCGCATCGGCCGTTCCTGACCGTCCTCGGCGCGATGGCGCTGCCGGTGGTCGTGATCCTCGCGCTGGAGGCGGTGCAGGGACTCCCGCTCGAACTGACCGTCGCGGCCGTCGCCTGGGGCGAGATCGCCTGCCTCCTGCTGCTGCGGCGCTCGGGCTGGGTGCAGGCGGGGATCGTCGTCGCGTTCCTCGCGCTGATCTTCTTCTTCGGCCTGGGCAGCCAGCCGGCCAACGGCGTCCTGATCGCGCTCTCGGCCCCGGGGCCGCGCGTTCCGTGGGTGCTGTCGGCGTTCGCCGCGATCGCCTGCTTCTTCGCGCTGCGGCGCGCCGGCTGGAAGACGCCGCGGTGGGCGGTCGCGGCGGCGGCGCTCTGCCTCGTCGCAGCGCTCGCCGGCATCGCCGCGCCGTCGGCGGCGCGAACCGAATGGACGACGCGCGACGTCGAC belongs to bacterium and includes:
- a CDS encoding killer suppression protein — protein: MEILFATASLRRDCSDAKRRRRRWGESGERLGRRLDDLQAAPNLAAVLPPMPGRLHALVKDRAGQFSMDLKHPYRLILEPADDPIPTMPDGGIDLGRVTAIRVIGVEDTHG